Part of the Calditrichia bacterium genome is shown below.
ACGGGCAGCTCAATAATGTTCTAGTGAAAAAAATCTTAATTTAATTATTGCAAAAAAAACACTCATTTTGTATTATTTAAAGCCCCCAAAGCAGTAATCAATTAAAAAATCTGGTAGTATGCCTTTGAAATGGAATTGTTGTAAATATTTAATAATAAATAATTTACACTCCTAATTTTTATGAAAAACGGGAACAACTATTCAAATTGCAAACTTAGCGCAATTTGATTGCGCTATTAAAACCGGAGGAAAAATGAAAAAGCGTATGCTTTGGCTGTTATTGGGTGTTGCATTTCTTGTGAAAACAGGGATGGCGCAAGATCTGGAAAAATTGCCGAAATTTGGCAAGGTATCCAAAGAAGAGCTGGCAATGACCAGTTATGCGGATGATCCCGAAGCGGAGGCAGTTGTGCTATTTGCAGATGGCGATCTCAAATTAGAAAGTGACGGCAATATGTATTTTGTGGAAGGGGAGTATCATTTCCGCATCAAGATTTTAACCGAAGAAGGCAAGGGGCAGGCGGATATTGTTATTCCATACTATTACGAGGATGACATAAAAGACATCAAAGGTATTACAACCCTTCCAAACGGCAAGCAAATCAAGCTGGATAAAAAGGATATTTTTGAAGAAAAAGGCGAAAAAGTAAACCGCATCAAGTTTGCGATGCCGGGTGTGGAAGTGGGTTCGGTAATTGAATACCGGTTCCGGATGGTTTCCGAATATATTCATAATTTAGAACAATGGTATTTCCAAAATTCAATTTACACCCGGTTGAGCCGTTATTCGGTAACGGTGTTGCCCTATTTTCGCTATAATGCGTTTTACCGGAACATGTCGGAAATTCAACCCCATAAAGATGAAATTTTGGTGCCCGGACAGCGCATCGCATTAACCAAATACACATGGGAAATGCGCGATCTGCCGCCGATTCGCAAAGAGCCGTTTATGCGCACAACAGAAGATTACCAGGCTGCCATCCATTTCCAGATTATCGATTACAAAAGCCCGTATGTGTATCGCAAATTTATCAGCGATTGGGCGGAGTTGGTCAAAGAAGAACGCGAGTATCTCGATAAATTTTACAGCAACGATGGCGATTTGAAAGCGCTGGTCGCCGCCCAGACAACACCGGAAATGACGCCGCTGGATAAAATAAAATCGCTTTACACATACGTTCAGAATAATATCGAATCAACTTCGCAGGGCGGCGCATATTATGATGAAAAAAGCGAAAAAATATTAAAAAATCTCAAAGGCACCGGTAGCGAAAAAAACCTGTTGTTGATCAATCTGTTGCGATTGGCAGGGCTTGAGGCTTATCCGATGCTGATCAGCACCCGCAGCAACGGGATGGTTGTTCGCAATCAGCCCCGGCTTTCCCAATTTAACTATATTTTGACCGCTGCGATGATCGGCCGGCGTTTGGTGCTGCTGGATTCGCGTCTGAAACATTATCCCTACGACATTTTGCCGGAGCGCACGCTGGTTGATATCGGTTTGTTGATTGACGATGCTGAAGGGCAGTTTATTAATTTGCCAGAGCCCAAAAAAACAAATATGCGCTACTGCAAAGCCGATGCAAAACTGGACGAAAGCGGCACGCTGCACGCTTCTGTAACGATCCGGATGGAGGGCTATCACGCAATCGATGCACGTCAGGAAATTACCGCAGACGGCGATGAAGAATATGTCAAAACACTGTTGCAAAACAGCTTCAAAACAGTTGAATTAGATTCCTTTACAGTGGATGCGCTGGAAAATTTGGAACAACCGGTTTACATCTCTGCGCATTTCCGCTCACCGGAATTTGCCCAGGTGGTTGGGAATATGATTTATATCGCAACGCCGGCAATCAACAAAATGGAAGAGAACCCGTTTAAACGCGAAAAACGGTTTTTCCCGGTTGAGTTTGTTTATAATGTTGCAGAATCAGATGATATAAATATAGAATTACCGGAAGGTTACGTGTTGGATGAACTACCG
Proteins encoded:
- a CDS encoding DUF3857 and transglutaminase domain-containing protein, whose amino-acid sequence is MKKRMLWLLLGVAFLVKTGMAQDLEKLPKFGKVSKEELAMTSYADDPEAEAVVLFADGDLKLESDGNMYFVEGEYHFRIKILTEEGKGQADIVIPYYYEDDIKDIKGITTLPNGKQIKLDKKDIFEEKGEKVNRIKFAMPGVEVGSVIEYRFRMVSEYIHNLEQWYFQNSIYTRLSRYSVTVLPYFRYNAFYRNMSEIQPHKDEILVPGQRIALTKYTWEMRDLPPIRKEPFMRTTEDYQAAIHFQIIDYKSPYVYRKFISDWAELVKEEREYLDKFYSNDGDLKALVAAQTTPEMTPLDKIKSLYTYVQNNIESTSQGGAYYDEKSEKILKNLKGTGSEKNLLLINLLRLAGLEAYPMLISTRSNGMVVRNQPRLSQFNYILTAAMIGRRLVLLDSRLKHYPYDILPERTLVDIGLLIDDAEGQFINLPEPKKTNMRYCKADAKLDESGTLHASVTIRMEGYHAIDARQEITADGDEEYVKTLLQNSFKTVELDSFTVDALENLEQPVYISAHFRSPEFAQVVGNMIYIATPAINKMEENPFKREKRFFPVEFVYNVAESDDINIELPEGYVLDELPQNVTSKKPNFDITFVNDWTADGNKISLKRQYIRRQLTYGSGDYATLRDFYDRIIGADQAQIVIRQGATSEGE